One stretch of Emys orbicularis isolate rEmyOrb1 chromosome 7, rEmyOrb1.hap1, whole genome shotgun sequence DNA includes these proteins:
- the IL17RC gene encoding interleukin-17 receptor C: MLAAGLGLFLLLLPRAGLHALPDSVNCSQGLSCRLLEDDVLCSPGAVGLASGPVLVPTQMTMESVLHCAAASDCSPCVQVKLQLAVLGPQEEVAGEGTQDGPGMDALRRRDSGPLRSWVLLSVRTYPSSRCVAIEVQLPRALARPNGTVGSMWFHCFEAALRGELHVVSYTSPRYREVLNQTHRVPDCSWPAAQAAIQVCQVPRLQVFVGPEHVVVQLQDVPAGQKFIVWFYWNQTRRDKGLRIERGLQNYSLPSAQLLPCLCLQVWPDIPDPPRTSRCPFTKEPAAWTRLWAQAQLKLHLTGGRLSCSVSAPCMVPADLVPCWRLKSAGPCHELPHLRQALTVPGRHEFGTLQPHPNLCVQVWSGGQVQLMQCLQEGALRGQPADLLLMETRDPQGNMLLCAMERGTCTPLANSTCMGVGLGALEQQLRWDVQSGQCVQVSAVGERYCHTHGGRWVSNRQLSPQVWRAEGSVVGTGWACSLEKYLRARWVLAWMGVLLSTFCILLLLLLKKENLKGWLKMLKEDYSPGGVLRGRRALILYSPDHASFERLVSTLACALTRLQLAVSVELWSRAELCAIGPMQWFHAQRLRVLQEGGTVILLFSRGAVARCTEWLLWKPGELLPRDDPCSAFSASLNCILPDFLAGKAGGRYLVACFEDLLQPSDIPELFRSVPIFTLPSQLPTFLLALAGTAAGREQKSSLKKHSLWISNSLQRAIRECQLQEPDGHCPPQASALPGSRQVLMGAKSEAGELSPPMGST; this comes from the exons ATGCTGGCTGCGGGGTTAGggctcttcctcctgctcctgccgAGAGCGGGGCTCCATGCCCTCCCGGACTCTGTCAACTGCTCCCAG GGCCTGTCCTGCCGGCTGCTGG AGGACGATGTGTTGTGCAGCCctggggccgtggggctggcgtctggcccagttctggtgccaacCCAAATGACGATGGAGTCTGTGCTGCACTGCGCAGCGGCGTCTGACTGCTCCCCCTGCGTGCAGGTCAAGCTGCAGCTGGCTGTGCTGG GGCCCCAGGAGGAGGTGGCAGGTGAGGGGACCCAAGATGGACCTGGGATGGACGCCCTGCGGCGTCGGGACAGTG GGCCCCTGCGGAGCTGGGTGCTGCTCTCGGTGCGGACTTACCCCTCCTCCCGCTGTGTTGCCATCGAGGTCCAGCTGCCCCGCGCCCTGGCACGCCCCAATGGCACTGTG ggctCCATGTGGTTTCACTGCTTCGAGGCGGCACTGCGAGGGGAGCTGCACGTCGTGTCCTACACGAGTCCCCGGTACCGGGAGGTGCTGAACCAGACGCACCGTGTGCCCG ACTGTTCCTGGCCTGCAGCACAGGCTGCCATCCAGGTGTGCCAAG tgcccaggctgcaggtcttCGTGGGGCCGGAGCACGTGGTGGTGCAGTTGCAGGACGTGCCCGCGGGGCAGAAATTCATCGTGTGGTTCTATTGGAACCAGACACGTCGAGACAAAGGACTCAGGATAGAG AGGGGGCTTCAGAACTACAGCCTGCCCTccgcccagctgctgccctgcctctgtctgcag GTCTGGCCAGATATCCCGGATCCCCCCAGGACCAGCCGCTGCCCCTTCACTAAGG AGCCTGCAGCGTGGACCCGGCTGTGGGCACAGGCCCAGCTGAAGCTGCATCTCACTGGGGGGAGGCTGAGCTGCTCCGTGTCGGCGCCATGCATGGTGCCAGCCGACCTCGTGCCCTGCTGGAGGCTGAAGAGCGCCGGGCCCTGCCATGAGCTGCCCCACCTGCGCCAGGCCCTCACCGTGCCT GGTCGCCACGAGTTTGGGACGTTGCAGCCTCATCCGAACCTGTGTGTCCAG GTGTGGAGTGGTGGGCAGGTCCAGCTCATGCAGTGCCTGCAGGAAG GTGCCCTGCGGGGCCAGCCGGCCGACCTCTTGCTGATGGAGACCAGGGACCCACAGGGGAACATGTTGCTCTGTGCCATGGAGCGAGGCACCTGCACTCCACTGGCCAACTCCACCTGTATG GGAGTTGGGCTGGGggccctggagcagcagctgcgATGGGATGTGCAGTCGGGGCAGTGTGTGCAGGTCAGTGCCGTGGGGGAGCGGTATTGTCACACGCATGGGGGTAGATGGGTCAGTAACCGGCAGCTGTCTCCACAGGTCTGGCGTGCGGAGGGCAGCGTGGTGGGCACCGGCTGGGCCTGCTCGCTGGAGAAGT ATCTCCGGGCCCGCTGGGTGCTGGCTTGGATGGGGGTTCTCCTCAGCACCTTCTgcatcctgctcctgctcctgctcaagAAGGAAAATCTGAAAG GGTGGCTGAAGATGCTGAAGGAGGATTATAGCCCTGGGG GCGTGCTGCGGGGCCGGCGTGCCCTGATCCTCTACTCGCCCGACCACGCCAGCTTTGAGCGGCTGGTGAGCACCCTGGCCTGCGCCCTGACACGGCTGCAGCTGGCGGTGTCAGTGGAGCTGTGGAGCCGGGCCGAGCTCTGTGCCATCGGCCCCATGCAGTGGTTCCATGCCCAGCGGCTGCGGGTCCTACAGGAGGGCGGCACAGTGATCCTGCTGTTCTCCAGGGGCGCCGTGGCCAGGTGCACGGAGTGGCTGCTCTGGAAGCCGGGGGAACTGCTGCCCCGGGATGATCCGTGCAGCGCCTTCTCGGCCTCCCTCAACTGCATCCTCCCCGATTTCCTGGCTGGCAAGGCTGGGGGCCGGTACCTGGTTGCCTGCTTTGAGGATCTCCTCCAGCCGTCCGACATCCCGGAGCTCTTCCGCTCCGTGCCCATCTTCACACTGCCCTCCCAGCTGCCCACCTTCCTCCTGGCGCTGgctggcactgctgctggcagggagcagaagaGCAGCTTGAAGAAGCACTCCCTGTGGATCAGCAACAGCCTGCAGCGCGCCATCCGAGAGTGCCAGCTGCAGGAGCCCGATGGGCACTGCCCACCACAGGCGTCTGCCCTGCCTGGGAGCAGGCAGGTACTGATGGGTGCAAAGAGTGAGGCTGGGGAGCTCTCTCCACCCATGGGCTCCACGTGA